From the Halorhabdus utahensis DSM 12940 genome, one window contains:
- a CDS encoding ribbon-helix-helix protein, CopG family, with amino-acid sequence MSNKNKTISFRVSEEKFETLREIAEERDISLSAVFRDYVDMLVDHSGKVEVVPEHELSGEAESDDETFPPQVEVPKSFIREHERLELESDHLREQLEEYKRYVTKLREEVNGDDEDIIQLEDLDGEQEDEESAYRIGEFDEPV; translated from the coding sequence ATGAGTAACAAGAACAAGACTATCTCCTTTCGGGTCAGCGAGGAGAAGTTCGAGACCCTCCGGGAGATCGCCGAGGAGCGCGATATCTCGCTGTCGGCCGTCTTCCGGGACTACGTCGACATGCTCGTCGACCACAGCGGGAAAGTCGAGGTCGTCCCGGAGCACGAACTCAGCGGTGAAGCCGAGAGCGACGACGAGACGTTCCCGCCGCAAGTCGAGGTTCCCAAGTCGTTCATCCGAGAGCACGAACGCCTCGAACTCGAATCCGACCACCTCCGGGAGCAACTCGAGGAGTACAAACGCTACGTGACGAAACTCCGCGAGGAGGTCAACGGCGACGACGAGGACATCATCCAGCTCGAAGACCTCGATGGGGAGCAAGAGGACGAGGAATCCGCCTATCGGATCGGCGAGTTCGACGAGCCGGTCTGA
- a CDS encoding DUF5814 domain-containing protein, with protein sequence MAITDKIYVKNHRQLVSQLETSFPKSAFAGATLDVLFHGENLGKLNDATQDRVLDFAEDFMDCDCQSAPHCGHPEEKFVRYLLELRADGLGPDAIVDVMGDDYMLYAYPGDVLSFLDSGVRTLEAVESLADVEGETNVAREAQNRREQLL encoded by the coding sequence GTGGCGATCACCGACAAGATCTACGTCAAGAACCACCGCCAGCTCGTCTCCCAACTGGAGACCTCCTTCCCGAAGAGTGCCTTCGCCGGCGCGACGCTGGACGTCCTCTTTCACGGCGAGAACCTGGGCAAACTCAACGACGCGACCCAGGACCGGGTGCTGGATTTCGCCGAGGACTTCATGGACTGTGACTGCCAGTCGGCCCCCCACTGTGGCCACCCCGAGGAGAAGTTCGTTCGCTATCTGCTGGAGTTGCGCGCTGACGGCCTGGGCCCCGATGCCATCGTCGACGTGATGGGCGACGACTACATGCTGTATGCCTACCCGGGCGACGTGCTCTCGTTTCTGGATAGCGGGGTCCGGACGCTGGAAGCCGTCGAATCGTTGGCGGACGTCGAGGGAGAGACGAACGTCGCCAGAGAAGCACAGAACAGACGCGAGCAGTTACTGTAG
- a CDS encoding type IV pilin, translating into MDPKGFLLDEDRGVSPVIGVILMVAITVILAAVIATFVMNMGPTETTMPNAQWNFDEDSSGNVVIEHNGGGEVDPSNIQIKHDGGTTAGTASSAFGSTEITAGTKTSALSHGGNEVQIIWENPDSGETQIMASWEP; encoded by the coding sequence ATGGATCCAAAAGGATTCCTGTTGGACGAAGATCGGGGCGTATCACCAGTTATCGGCGTCATCCTGATGGTCGCTATCACGGTGATCCTCGCGGCCGTGATCGCGACGTTCGTGATGAACATGGGGCCGACCGAGACCACGATGCCCAACGCGCAGTGGAACTTTGACGAGGATAGTAGTGGTAATGTCGTTATCGAACACAACGGTGGCGGTGAAGTCGATCCGAGCAATATCCAGATTAAGCATGATGGTGGTACCACCGCCGGTACCGCTAGTAGTGCCTTCGGATCAACGGAGATAACAGCAGGTACCAAGACCAGTGCTCTTTCCCATGGTGGAAATGAAGTCCAGATCATCTGGGAGAACCCCGATTCGGGCGAGACTCAGATCATGGCCTCCTGGGAACCATAA
- a CDS encoding HNH endonuclease — translation MQGEVTLCSRDCHHEWLSDAFSGDGHPNWRGGDTGNYGQGWNAVRREALERDEYECVHCGTGSDSLGRNPDVHHIVPVRAFVTSDRHEKTDAHTIDNVVSLCPSCHRRAEFGHIDAAVLRTEANIDNSDRSSR, via the coding sequence ATGCAGGGAGAAGTAACTCTCTGTAGTCGAGACTGCCACCACGAATGGCTCTCTGACGCTTTCAGCGGTGATGGTCATCCAAACTGGCGGGGCGGCGACACCGGAAACTACGGTCAGGGATGGAACGCAGTCCGACGTGAAGCGCTCGAACGCGATGAATACGAGTGTGTCCACTGTGGAACGGGGTCCGACAGTCTCGGTCGGAATCCCGATGTCCACCATATCGTTCCGGTTCGAGCTTTTGTCACGTCAGATAGACATGAGAAAACAGACGCCCACACCATCGACAATGTGGTTTCCTTGTGCCCGTCCTGCCATCGCCGGGCGGAGTTCGGACATATCGACGCGGCTGTACTCCGAACGGAAGCAAACATCGATAATTCGGACCGATCTTCCCGCTGA
- a CDS encoding spore germination protein GerW family protein: protein MELPDAVTTAVETIRDSAGVERVYGEPIERDDRTVVPVARVAYGFGGGFGEGSSSGVNGDSEDAPAEHGSGGGGGGGVVAKPIGALEITDENTRFVRVDDRQRLLGAVVLGVTVGWLLGTMSD, encoded by the coding sequence ATGGAACTCCCCGACGCAGTCACGACGGCGGTCGAGACGATCAGAGACAGTGCCGGTGTCGAACGTGTCTACGGCGAGCCGATCGAGCGCGACGATCGGACCGTGGTGCCCGTCGCTCGCGTCGCCTACGGCTTCGGCGGCGGATTCGGCGAAGGGTCCAGTAGCGGGGTGAACGGGGACAGCGAGGACGCCCCGGCCGAGCACGGTTCGGGCGGTGGCGGTGGGGGCGGCGTCGTAGCGAAGCCGATTGGAGCCCTCGAGATCACCGACGAGAACACGCGATTCGTCCGGGTCGACGACCGGCAGCGACTGCTCGGGGCGGTTGTCCTCGGCGTTACAGTCGGCTGGCTGCTCGGAACGATGAGCGACTAA
- the leuS gene encoding leucine--tRNA ligase, with protein MATEHDQRERGFDHTEIEPAWQDEWDEADVFRIPDDAEDPAYVLAMFPYTSGNLHMGHVRNYTITDAYARFERLRGEDVLHPMGWDSFGLPAENAAEERDTNPRDWTMDCIDSMTEQFKSMGFGYDWEREITTCDPDYYRWNQWLFKRFREEGLVERQASELNWCPSCETVLADEQVEGEDEVCWRCETPIDTREMDQWFLTITDYAEELFEALDELDGWPNNVREMQRNWIGKQEGASVAFEIPGYGEVDIFTTRLDTIYGATYFSLAPGHPVAREIADDNDEVAEYIEMAEAAEEDDLDVTSGVFTGEYAINPATGEEIPVYVADYVLTDIGTGALYAVPAHDDRDHEFATAHDIPIQQVVEPTEDAGVDPEDIDVQEAAYTEDGVLVNSGEFDGLTSEEARERFVEEFDGEARTEYNLRDWGISRQRYWGTPIPMIHCDDCGYVEVPDEDLPVELPEFVQTTGNPLDAAEEWKSVDCPDCGGPAHRETDTMDTFVDSSWYFLRFLSPDLDDAPFDTERADDWMPVDQYVGGIEHAVMHLLYARFFTKVLDDVDLLDGVREPFENLTNQGMVLGEDGNKMSKSGDNGVSPARIVEEYGADTARLFIMEAAQPEKEFAWSAEGVQSASDFLQSLYTVASEYAAGDVSTGDDGTIAEYVDREIAATAAKATEEYEDFRFNHALQAVRELVSLLRRYRDVTAVDPDTFEDGLVTATKLLAPVAPHVGEEIWEELGGEGLLAEAGWPESEAPTDYDLERRLIEDTREDVRDIVETVGIEDPDAITLGVAPAWKHTVADVARDADNVVPAVMQNENLQQYGEDAADFAKELAGRGHVEEFLAPQSEQAALERAAWLIEGEFDADVTVRSAADAPDDLAGNAEPGRPAIDIAE; from the coding sequence ATGGCCACAGAGCACGATCAGCGCGAGCGCGGGTTCGATCACACGGAGATCGAACCTGCCTGGCAGGACGAATGGGACGAGGCGGACGTCTTCCGCATCCCGGACGACGCCGAGGATCCGGCGTACGTCCTGGCGATGTTCCCCTACACGTCGGGGAACCTCCACATGGGTCACGTCCGCAATTACACGATCACGGACGCCTACGCCCGCTTCGAGCGACTGCGCGGCGAGGACGTTCTCCACCCGATGGGGTGGGACTCATTCGGCCTGCCGGCCGAGAACGCCGCCGAGGAACGCGACACCAACCCCAGAGACTGGACGATGGACTGCATCGACTCGATGACCGAACAGTTCAAATCCATGGGCTTTGGCTACGACTGGGAGCGGGAGATCACCACCTGCGATCCCGACTACTACCGCTGGAACCAGTGGCTGTTCAAACGGTTCCGCGAAGAGGGGCTGGTCGAGCGCCAGGCGTCCGAGTTGAACTGGTGTCCCTCCTGTGAGACCGTGCTGGCGGACGAACAGGTCGAAGGCGAAGACGAGGTGTGCTGGCGGTGTGAGACGCCGATCGACACCCGCGAGATGGACCAGTGGTTCCTCACGATCACCGACTACGCCGAGGAGCTGTTCGAGGCCCTCGACGAGCTGGATGGGTGGCCCAACAACGTCCGGGAGATGCAGCGCAACTGGATCGGTAAACAGGAGGGCGCGAGCGTGGCCTTCGAAATCCCTGGGTATGGTGAGGTGGACATCTTCACGACCCGTCTCGATACAATCTACGGCGCGACGTATTTCTCGCTCGCGCCGGGCCACCCCGTCGCCCGGGAGATCGCCGACGACAACGACGAGGTCGCCGAGTACATCGAGATGGCCGAAGCGGCCGAGGAAGACGACCTCGACGTCACCTCGGGCGTGTTCACCGGCGAGTACGCGATCAACCCCGCGACGGGCGAGGAGATCCCGGTCTACGTCGCCGACTACGTGCTGACGGACATCGGAACCGGTGCGCTGTACGCGGTGCCTGCACACGACGACCGCGACCACGAGTTCGCGACGGCCCACGACATCCCGATTCAGCAGGTCGTCGAACCCACGGAAGACGCCGGTGTCGATCCCGAAGACATCGACGTTCAGGAGGCTGCCTACACCGAGGACGGTGTGCTCGTCAACAGCGGCGAGTTCGACGGCCTGACGAGCGAAGAGGCCCGCGAGCGGTTCGTCGAGGAATTCGACGGCGAGGCCCGCACGGAGTACAACCTGCGCGACTGGGGTATCTCCCGGCAGCGTTACTGGGGCACCCCGATCCCGATGATCCACTGCGACGACTGTGGCTATGTCGAGGTGCCCGACGAGGACCTGCCGGTCGAGCTCCCGGAGTTCGTCCAGACGACGGGCAACCCGCTGGACGCCGCCGAGGAGTGGAAGTCCGTCGACTGTCCCGACTGCGGCGGCCCCGCACACCGGGAGACGGACACGATGGACACCTTCGTCGACTCCTCGTGGTACTTCCTGCGCTTCCTCTCGCCGGATCTGGACGACGCGCCGTTCGATACCGAGCGGGCCGACGACTGGATGCCGGTCGACCAGTACGTCGGTGGCATCGAGCACGCCGTGATGCACCTGCTGTACGCGCGGTTCTTCACGAAGGTGCTGGACGACGTAGACCTGCTCGATGGCGTCCGCGAGCCTTTCGAGAACCTCACCAACCAGGGGATGGTGCTCGGCGAAGACGGCAACAAGATGTCTAAGTCCGGGGATAACGGCGTCTCACCGGCGCGCATCGTCGAGGAGTACGGCGCCGACACCGCCCGGCTGTTCATCATGGAGGCCGCCCAGCCGGAGAAGGAGTTCGCCTGGAGCGCCGAAGGTGTCCAGTCAGCCTCCGACTTTTTACAGAGTCTCTACACAGTCGCGTCCGAGTATGCAGCGGGTGACGTCTCAACTGGTGACGACGGGACTATCGCCGAGTATGTTGACCGCGAGATCGCGGCGACGGCCGCCAAGGCGACAGAGGAGTACGAAGACTTCCGGTTCAATCACGCACTGCAGGCCGTCCGGGAACTCGTCTCGTTGCTGCGCCGGTACCGGGACGTGACGGCCGTCGATCCCGATACCTTCGAGGATGGGTTGGTGACGGCGACGAAGCTGCTTGCGCCCGTCGCCCCCCACGTCGGCGAGGAGATTTGGGAGGAACTCGGTGGCGAGGGCCTGCTGGCCGAGGCCGGCTGGCCGGAGAGCGAGGCACCGACCGATTACGATCTCGAACGTCGCCTGATCGAGGACACCCGCGAGGACGTCCGGGACATCGTCGAGACGGTCGGCATCGAGGATCCCGATGCGATCACGCTCGGGGTTGCCCCTGCCTGGAAACACACGGTCGCAGACGTCGCCCGCGACGCGGACAACGTCGTCCCGGCCGTCATGCAAAACGAGAATCTCCAGCAATATGGCGAAGATGCCGCCGACTTCGCGAAGGAACTCGCCGGCCGAGGCCACGTCGAGGAGTTCTTGGCTCCCCAAAGCGAGCAGGCGGCGCTCGAACGAGCCGCCTGGTTGATCGAAGGTGAGTTCGACGCCGACGTCACGGTGCGTTCCGCCGCCGACGCGCCCGACGACCTGGCCGGCAACGCCGAACCCGGTCGCCCGGCGATCGACATCGCGGAGTGA
- a CDS encoding ornithine cyclodeaminase family protein translates to MDTSLLGPDTVTRLTDIEDVVRTVESAFAAHARGRSIMPAKSYVELPAYSGDVRSMPVYLDIHPEDGPAEDAWDAAAVKWVNVHPDNPADHDLPTVMGTIIYTDPETGFPLSVMDGTTITRLRTGAAAAVATKYLASEDATSLGLVGAGRQAYTQLEAIATVREIDRVVVSDRRSVAAQALVDHFADRFDVREGTIEEAATCDILSTTTPVEEPIVHAVGDRTHLNAIGADATGKHEISDEVLTDARIVIDDYAQCTHSGEINVPYSDGTLTDADIDAELGDVVAGNVAGRTDGDGVTLFDSTGLAIQDVAAAHVVYERAREVTAGDSYELIDTDPGR, encoded by the coding sequence ATGGATACCAGCCTGCTCGGTCCGGACACGGTCACGCGACTCACCGACATCGAAGACGTGGTCCGGACAGTCGAAAGCGCTTTCGCTGCCCACGCGCGGGGTCGGTCGATCATGCCCGCGAAATCCTATGTCGAGTTGCCAGCCTACAGCGGCGACGTCCGGTCGATGCCCGTCTACCTCGACATCCACCCCGAGGACGGACCGGCCGAGGACGCCTGGGATGCCGCGGCGGTGAAGTGGGTCAACGTCCATCCCGACAACCCCGCTGATCACGACCTCCCGACGGTCATGGGCACGATCATCTACACGGACCCCGAAACCGGATTTCCGCTGTCAGTCATGGACGGGACGACGATCACCCGATTGCGGACGGGCGCGGCCGCCGCCGTCGCGACGAAGTACCTCGCAAGCGAGGACGCAACCTCACTTGGACTCGTCGGAGCCGGTCGACAGGCATACACACAGCTCGAAGCGATCGCGACGGTCCGGGAGATCGATCGCGTCGTCGTCAGCGACCGCCGGAGTGTGGCCGCCCAGGCACTCGTCGATCACTTCGCGGACCGATTCGACGTCCGGGAAGGGACGATCGAAGAGGCAGCGACCTGTGACATACTTTCGACGACCACACCCGTCGAGGAGCCGATCGTCCACGCCGTCGGCGACCGGACGCACCTCAACGCGATCGGTGCCGACGCGACCGGGAAACACGAGATCAGCGACGAGGTGCTGACCGACGCCCGGATCGTCATCGACGATTACGCGCAGTGCACACACTCGGGCGAGATCAACGTCCCCTACAGCGACGGCACCCTAACGGACGCCGATATCGACGCTGAACTGGGTGACGTCGTCGCCGGGAATGTGGCGGGCCGAACCGACGGCGACGGCGTGACACTCTTCGATTCGACCGGCCTCGCCATCCAGGACGTCGCGGCCGCTCACGTCGTCTACGAGCGTGCGCGAGAAGTAACCGCCGGCGACAGCTACGAACTGATCGATACCGATCCGGGACGGTAA
- a CDS encoding DUF1508 domain-containing protein, translating into MAIGDIRDQKLVELYHRYIGEPESKRDVYGYWLLLLGSITGLLGVSVFQIEQLFFPGNFEIREIAIVLSAIGLAIGLFAVIVLLPVRRRGMQASVVGLAIAFLSIFAFTQVYPGSWTVGPAYSAEIIALYTLGIGILVAVAILVPIVTGEKGLLVEPELGLGTEEAPILVGDATRDAFFTVYETPTNDWTWRTIRRDAIGQSATAVSTDTDARMEVETVREKIAGAGLLDITTAAFRLYQTADEAWEWSLVTADGSIIAASDDSYGDRDGIESAVNFLKEETPAASLVEIQGAAFDITQDEGDRWHWRLIDERHRPLAAGPDDYAQESAVESGIDRFVDWVEDPRVLAVEAVAIELFDDEDGWRWRVIDATDTRLLTSDATFDARGDAEVAATTIADHLSEAAVIEHGSPGFEVHETNSWAGGDSDFEGAGWTWRLRDQADEIVATMDGQTATEGDATDAAERTRSALDRTETIEFEGADYEVYPAEGDWHWRLVSAERDVLADSTVAFDGREAAETAADRVREQALAADLIEFEQAAFQQYESDGEWRWRLIDEDGKVMADSGESYEDKSEVMEGMRTLKENAPDAEVLEIDTAAFEIHLTAAGEYAWRLIDEGGKLIAESARSYPSRTMAREAVDFLIEHIDDAAVRAMEHATFQLLSDEETWTFQLIDTDGTILAESVEDYPTYDDVTTAIADVREAGAGAPIDTMREVTVQLRQNAGYHWRLIDRDRRPVASGERTYETRSAAEADVDRLLEHASHAPVFDIGRGVVWIDRLEDEWRWRLVDADRTDLAVSPQAYDSYEALIDDVETVQAQAADAEPMDIETLAFEPYREGDLDGEATAGSDDGDAGVWRWRLIDERETVRAVSAASYESRDAVADAIDDARATTEKASILEIDEVSFEFAQRDDGWIWRLIDENGSAIAESVEPHETRQSAREEMLTVKEHAPEGETVVAW; encoded by the coding sequence ATGGCTATCGGCGACATTCGCGACCAAAAACTCGTCGAACTGTACCACCGGTATATCGGAGAACCGGAGTCGAAACGTGACGTATACGGCTACTGGCTGTTGCTTCTCGGGAGTATCACGGGGTTGCTGGGCGTGTCCGTCTTCCAGATCGAACAGCTCTTCTTCCCGGGTAATTTCGAGATCCGGGAGATCGCCATCGTCCTGTCGGCGATCGGGCTTGCGATCGGGCTGTTTGCCGTTATTGTGCTCTTGCCGGTGCGTCGACGTGGGATGCAAGCGAGCGTCGTCGGGCTCGCGATCGCCTTTCTCAGTATCTTCGCCTTCACGCAGGTCTATCCGGGATCCTGGACGGTCGGGCCAGCCTACAGCGCCGAGATCATCGCCCTCTACACGCTCGGGATCGGGATCCTCGTCGCCGTCGCGATCCTCGTCCCGATCGTCACCGGCGAGAAGGGGCTGCTGGTCGAACCGGAACTCGGACTCGGGACGGAGGAGGCACCGATCCTCGTCGGTGACGCCACGCGGGACGCATTTTTCACCGTCTACGAGACGCCGACGAACGACTGGACCTGGCGAACCATTCGGCGTGACGCGATCGGGCAAAGTGCCACGGCCGTCTCCACGGACACCGACGCCCGGATGGAGGTCGAGACAGTCCGGGAGAAGATCGCGGGTGCCGGATTGCTGGACATCACGACAGCGGCGTTCCGACTGTATCAGACCGCGGACGAAGCCTGGGAGTGGTCGCTGGTTACCGCAGACGGCAGCATCATCGCCGCAAGCGACGATTCCTACGGGGACCGCGACGGTATCGAGTCCGCCGTCAATTTCCTCAAAGAGGAGACCCCGGCGGCCAGCCTCGTCGAGATCCAGGGGGCCGCCTTCGATATCACCCAGGACGAGGGCGACCGCTGGCACTGGCGACTCATCGACGAACGTCACCGACCACTGGCCGCGGGACCGGACGATTACGCCCAGGAGTCGGCCGTCGAGTCGGGTATCGACCGCTTCGTCGACTGGGTCGAGGATCCGCGCGTCCTCGCCGTCGAGGCGGTCGCCATCGAACTGTTCGATGACGAGGACGGCTGGCGGTGGCGAGTCATCGATGCCACCGACACCCGGCTGCTCACCAGCGACGCGACCTTCGACGCGCGAGGCGACGCCGAAGTCGCGGCGACGACCATCGCCGACCATCTCTCGGAGGCGGCCGTCATCGAACATGGATCGCCCGGCTTCGAGGTCCACGAAACGAACAGCTGGGCCGGGGGGGATTCCGACTTCGAGGGGGCGGGCTGGACCTGGCGGCTCCGGGACCAGGCCGACGAGATCGTCGCCACGATGGACGGCCAGACCGCCACCGAGGGCGACGCCACCGACGCCGCCGAGCGCACCCGCTCGGCACTCGATCGGACGGAAACGATCGAGTTTGAGGGGGCTGACTACGAGGTGTATCCCGCCGAGGGCGACTGGCACTGGCGACTGGTCTCGGCCGAGCGGGACGTCCTGGCCGACAGTACCGTCGCCTTCGATGGGAGGGAGGCGGCCGAGACGGCTGCCGATCGGGTTCGCGAGCAGGCCCTCGCCGCCGACCTCATCGAGTTCGAACAGGCCGCCTTCCAGCAGTACGAGTCCGACGGCGAGTGGCGCTGGCGGCTTATCGACGAGGATGGCAAGGTGATGGCCGACAGCGGCGAATCCTACGAGGACAAAAGCGAGGTCATGGAGGGGATGCGGACGCTGAAGGAAAACGCGCCCGACGCGGAGGTTCTGGAGATCGACACCGCTGCGTTCGAGATTCACCTGACGGCGGCCGGCGAGTACGCGTGGCGACTCATCGACGAGGGTGGGAAACTCATCGCCGAGAGCGCCAGATCCTATCCGTCGCGGACGATGGCCCGGGAGGCCGTGGACTTCCTGATCGAACACATCGATGACGCGGCCGTGCGGGCGATGGAACACGCCACCTTCCAGCTCCTCAGCGACGAGGAGACCTGGACCTTCCAGCTGATCGATACAGACGGGACGATCCTCGCCGAGTCCGTCGAGGACTATCCCACCTACGACGACGTGACGACGGCCATCGCGGACGTCCGCGAGGCCGGAGCGGGCGCACCGATCGACACGATGCGAGAGGTGACGGTGCAACTGCGACAGAATGCCGGGTATCACTGGCGACTCATCGACCGGGATCGGCGTCCCGTCGCCAGCGGCGAGCGAACCTACGAGACCCGGAGCGCCGCCGAGGCGGACGTCGACCGCCTCCTGGAACATGCGAGCCACGCACCGGTGTTCGACATCGGCCGTGGCGTCGTCTGGATCGACCGCCTCGAGGACGAGTGGCGGTGGCGACTCGTCGACGCTGACCGGACGGACCTCGCCGTGAGTCCCCAGGCGTACGATAGTTACGAGGCGCTCATCGACGACGTCGAGACGGTCCAGGCTCAGGCCGCCGACGCCGAACCGATGGACATCGAGACGCTTGCGTTCGAGCCATACCGTGAGGGTGACCTCGACGGCGAGGCGACGGCAGGGAGCGACGACGGCGATGCGGGGGTCTGGCGGTGGCGACTCATCGACGAACGCGAGACGGTGCGGGCGGTGAGTGCGGCCAGCTACGAGAGCCGGGACGCGGTCGCCGACGCGATCGATGACGCCAGAGCGACCACCGAGAAGGCAAGCATCCTCGAAATCGACGAGGTGTCCTTCGAGTTCGCCCAGCGCGACGACGGCTGGATCTGGCGGCTCATCGACGAGAACGGCTCGGCGATCGCCGAGAGCGTCGAACCACACGAGACTCGCCAGTCGGCCCGCGAGGAGATGCTCACCGTCAAAGAACACGCGCCCGAGGGGGAGACTGTCGTCGCCTGGTGA
- a CDS encoding DUF7535 family protein → MSTSEDNGAIEEALRTVTPLSTEGPNLQMNVVGYLVMLPILFLLLPLLPFAALYIVLSKGAKALRG, encoded by the coding sequence ATGAGCACGTCAGAGGATAATGGGGCCATCGAAGAGGCGCTCCGGACGGTCACGCCGCTGTCGACGGAAGGCCCCAACCTGCAAATGAACGTCGTCGGGTATCTCGTCATGCTGCCGATCCTGTTTTTGCTGTTGCCCCTGCTGCCGTTCGCAGCGCTGTATATCGTCCTCTCGAAGGGTGCGAAAGCACTCCGCGGGTAG
- a CDS encoding outer membrane protein assembly factor BamB family protein, with translation MDENTAVADGVRATGSQTATLSIEARSAVNGGDSLTVTFRLTNTSASASGYILDLNLPSGWRIVSRTDDGGIWNATENKWLWQTINPDMSVGPSITLQASSGLPDGSYEVFAEAKDADGIQDSVSQTISVPEPQLSRAWSFTVPSRIQYAVPAVTAQQVFVGSLDQTVYALDRTDGSISWQFDRQGSLSDSSPTISGSRVFIGGGGGAVYALSTDTGTLEWQTKTDSAIVSSPDVDSDTVYVGSNDGTVIALAKSDGTVRWRYTAESPIYSTIEVAHSTVYASTRQGNILALDAATGGREWRFSTASTIGHASPTEENGTLYVASDELYAIDTTDGTVRWSVAYGGSPGSTPTVSNDSVYVGGADGTLSAVNANDGSVSWSETTTGAIGVKPVVSGGITLITTDSGAVSLFDATTSYQYASISLDTRIRAATIDNTGRGYIGSEEGELISLPDICIK, from the coding sequence ATGGATGAAAATACCGCTGTAGCTGACGGAGTCAGGGCAACAGGTAGTCAAACGGCAACACTCTCCATTGAAGCGCGAAGCGCTGTCAATGGAGGCGACAGCCTCACAGTCACATTTCGACTAACGAATACGAGCGCTTCTGCGAGCGGGTACATCCTCGACCTGAATCTTCCCAGTGGCTGGAGAATTGTCAGCCGAACAGATGACGGTGGAATATGGAACGCGACGGAGAACAAATGGCTCTGGCAGACAATCAATCCGGACATGTCAGTCGGACCATCAATTACACTGCAAGCTTCATCAGGACTTCCGGACGGATCGTATGAGGTGTTCGCCGAAGCGAAAGACGCCGATGGCATTCAAGATAGTGTTTCACAGACGATCAGCGTTCCAGAGCCACAACTTTCGCGCGCGTGGTCGTTCACTGTCCCGAGCCGGATCCAATATGCAGTCCCTGCAGTGACCGCTCAGCAGGTGTTCGTCGGGAGTCTCGATCAGACGGTATACGCGCTTGATCGAACAGACGGCTCGATATCATGGCAGTTCGATAGACAAGGCTCGCTCTCAGACTCCTCACCGACAATCTCGGGGAGCCGCGTCTTCATCGGTGGCGGCGGTGGCGCTGTCTATGCGCTTTCGACAGACACAGGGACACTCGAGTGGCAAACGAAGACGGACAGCGCAATTGTCTCCTCTCCGGACGTGGATAGCGATACTGTATACGTCGGATCAAACGACGGAACAGTAATCGCGCTGGCGAAATCCGATGGGACGGTTCGATGGCGCTACACTGCTGAATCACCGATCTACTCAACGATCGAGGTTGCGCACAGTACGGTGTACGCATCAACTCGACAAGGAAATATTCTCGCTCTCGACGCGGCAACTGGGGGGAGAGAGTGGCGCTTTTCGACCGCGTCCACTATCGGGCACGCCTCACCCACCGAAGAGAACGGCACACTCTACGTCGCAAGCGACGAACTCTACGCAATTGACACGACTGATGGAACGGTTCGCTGGAGTGTCGCTTATGGCGGCTCACCTGGCTCAACCCCCACCGTGAGCAATGATAGTGTGTATGTCGGTGGCGCTGATGGAACTCTTTCAGCCGTAAACGCCAATGATGGGTCAGTTTCCTGGTCAGAGACGACCACTGGCGCAATTGGTGTGAAGCCTGTCGTGAGTGGTGGAATTACGCTAATCACGACTGACAGCGGTGCTGTGTCTCTGTTCGATGCTACGACAAGCTACCAGTATGCCTCAATTTCACTCGACACTCGAATTCGGGCAGCGACCATCGACAATACTGGGAGAGGATATATAGGAAGCGAAGAGGGGGAACTTATCTCTCTGCCCGATATATGTATCAAATAG